From a region of the Pseudomonadaceae bacterium SI-3 genome:
- a CDS encoding DUF3034 domain-containing protein: MTALRTLLLAACCVPMIASADAGRLLATGGATGIEGAAGGGITPWAVLAGYGERGEWGGDVFATRVETGDYRLDVAGVAFAFDNRLELSFARQRFDLGNLARDLSLPENSLSQDIFGIKLRLFGDLLYDRLPQVSLGAQHKRQKDFLIPSLIGAQRDEDTEAYLTASRLILGGAFGYNLLLNGGVRYSRANELGLLGFGGDRRNSRSLLKEGSAAVLFNPNWVLGVEYREKPDNLSFAGESDWADLFLGYFPNKRFAVVLAYARLGEIATLDNQDGAYLSVQGSF; the protein is encoded by the coding sequence ATGACAGCCCTGCGAACACTGCTGCTGGCCGCGTGCTGCGTGCCGATGATCGCCAGTGCCGATGCGGGGCGTTTATTGGCTACCGGTGGCGCGACGGGTATCGAAGGTGCTGCGGGCGGCGGGATCACGCCGTGGGCTGTGCTTGCGGGGTACGGCGAGCGAGGCGAGTGGGGCGGCGATGTCTTCGCGACTCGCGTCGAAACGGGCGACTACCGACTAGACGTCGCCGGTGTGGCGTTTGCCTTCGATAATCGCCTTGAGCTGTCTTTTGCGCGGCAGCGTTTCGATCTCGGCAATCTGGCGCGGGACCTGTCGCTTCCGGAAAACAGCCTCAGCCAGGACATCTTCGGCATCAAACTGCGGTTATTCGGCGATCTTCTCTATGACCGGTTGCCGCAGGTTTCGCTAGGCGCACAGCATAAACGCCAGAAGGACTTCCTGATCCCGTCGTTGATCGGTGCTCAGCGCGACGAAGACACCGAGGCCTACCTCACCGCGAGTCGGCTTATCCTCGGCGGTGCCTTTGGTTACAACCTGCTGCTCAACGGCGGCGTCCGCTACAGCCGCGCCAACGAACTCGGCCTGCTCGGCTTCGGCGGTGACCGTCGAAACAGCCGCAGCCTGCTCAAGGAAGGCTCAGCCGCTGTGTTGTTCAATCCGAACTGGGTGCTCGGCGTGGAGTACCGGGAGAAGCCCGACAACCTGTCGTTCGCCGGCGAAAGCGATTGGGCGGATTTGTTTCTCGGCTATTTCCCCAACAAGCGCTTTGCCGTAGTGCTGGCTTATGCGCGGCTCGGTGAAATTGCCACGCTGGACAATCAGGATGGTGCTTACCTGTCCGTACAAGGGAGCTTTTGA
- a CDS encoding blue light sensor protein, whose amino-acid sequence MIRLLYISRAAPTISNEQVQDILLSSRKNNPASSITGILVHGGGLFMQVLEGQEQDVLRKYVKILDDPRHSGAEILYISPANNRIFGKWSMGGIKSDPLQFQYISKLRARRLEVIDASTFTETMREFAQMLGDAK is encoded by the coding sequence ATGATTCGACTTCTCTATATCAGCCGTGCCGCCCCCACAATATCGAATGAACAAGTGCAGGACATACTACTGTCCTCGCGCAAAAATAATCCGGCCAGCAGTATTACTGGCATCCTGGTCCACGGTGGTGGACTGTTCATGCAAGTTTTAGAAGGGCAGGAACAGGATGTTCTCCGGAAATATGTGAAGATTCTAGATGATCCCAGACACAGTGGTGCAGAGATTCTTTATATTTCGCCGGCGAACAATCGGATCTTTGGGAAGTGGTCGATGGGGGGCATCAAGAGCGATCCCTTGCAATTTCAATATATCTCCAAATTGCGCGCCCGCCGTCTAGAGGTCATCGATGCAAGTACGTTCACGGAGACGATGCGCGAGTTTGCACAGATGCTGGGAGACGCGAAGTAG
- a CDS encoding group 1 truncated hemoglobin: MHRLVLLFCLWLAACSQQAVKDDSLYQQLGGEPGITRVVEGMLLRIARDPRIVEHFQTVDIQRVRDKLIERFCVEAGGPCTYTGDSMEESHKGLALTPSDFNALVEDLQAAMTDEGVSMPAQNRLLARLAPMRGQVIDR; the protein is encoded by the coding sequence ATGCATCGGCTCGTCCTGCTGTTCTGTTTGTGGCTTGCTGCCTGCAGCCAGCAAGCGGTCAAGGATGACAGCCTGTACCAGCAGTTAGGTGGCGAGCCCGGTATTACCCGCGTCGTGGAAGGAATGCTGCTGCGCATTGCCCGGGACCCGCGCATCGTCGAACACTTTCAAACGGTCGACATCCAGCGTGTGCGCGACAAGCTGATCGAGCGGTTCTGCGTCGAGGCGGGCGGCCCGTGCACTTACACCGGCGACAGCATGGAGGAAAGCCACAAGGGCCTGGCGCTGACACCCAGCGACTTCAATGCGTTGGTCGAAGATCTGCAGGCGGCGATGACTGATGAGGGTGTCTCGATGCCGGCGCAGAACCGTTTGTTGGCGCGCCTGGCGCCCATGCGCGGGCAAGTCATCGACCGCTGA
- a CDS encoding alpha/beta hydrolase, which yields MLPSKLALACTRAIAGVVLVGTIGIAADVQARSKPIKPPVSHSESREQDSRAFAPIVSPLAAFPGLPSERWTGIYEGASYQIEVPPNWNGMLVMYAHGYRGTGPELTVGPPPIRPWLLQQGYAWAASSYSKNYYDVRAGIEDTNALALAFSELTGKAQPSKTYITGHSMGGHVAAAAVEAETYATANNPVRYSGSVPMCGVTGDVYEFEYLMNFTLAAQHLAGQGQTTFPATDFQAKLPQIIGTLWDSYPTDPSPQGEKLEGIVRDLSGGERPIFAEGFRTSLQSVVLGTGGQDGSVNGILADSLSGNLATRYQFDTNKAMSREEREFNDSIIRVVGHPPANSIRPDGLRWIPVVNGQFNVPVVSIHTLGDLYVPFKHQQIYRRNAEANGNGDLLVQRAIRAPSHCDFTYQEQVEAMAAMLQWDQQGIKPAGDEVVNPRVVANPSYGCQFTRNDGTQNRTSLPACPES from the coding sequence ATGCTTCCAAGCAAGTTGGCTTTAGCCTGCACGCGTGCCATCGCTGGCGTGGTGCTGGTCGGTACTATCGGAATAGCTGCCGATGTTCAGGCACGGTCCAAGCCGATCAAGCCCCCGGTCTCCCACAGCGAATCACGTGAACAGGATTCGCGCGCCTTCGCCCCCATTGTCTCGCCGTTGGCAGCATTTCCCGGTCTGCCCAGCGAGCGCTGGACTGGCATTTACGAGGGCGCGTCCTACCAGATCGAAGTGCCACCTAATTGGAACGGCATGCTCGTCATGTATGCGCACGGCTATCGCGGTACCGGACCCGAACTGACCGTTGGACCGCCGCCGATCCGTCCATGGCTGCTGCAACAGGGATACGCCTGGGCGGCCTCCAGCTACAGCAAGAATTACTACGATGTGCGCGCCGGCATCGAGGACACCAACGCGCTGGCGCTGGCCTTCAGCGAGCTGACCGGCAAAGCCCAGCCGAGCAAGACCTACATCACCGGCCACTCCATGGGTGGCCACGTAGCCGCTGCGGCCGTAGAAGCCGAGACCTACGCCACCGCTAACAATCCGGTGCGCTACAGCGGCTCGGTGCCGATGTGCGGCGTCACGGGTGACGTCTATGAATTCGAATACCTGATGAACTTCACCCTGGCCGCACAGCACCTGGCCGGGCAGGGCCAGACCACCTTCCCGGCGACGGATTTCCAGGCCAAATTGCCGCAGATTATCGGAACGCTGTGGGACAGCTACCCGACCGACCCGTCGCCGCAGGGTGAGAAGCTGGAAGGCATCGTTCGTGACCTCAGCGGTGGTGAACGCCCCATCTTTGCTGAAGGCTTCCGCACCAGCCTGCAAAGTGTCGTACTGGGCACCGGAGGCCAAGACGGTTCGGTAAACGGCATTCTTGCTGACTCGCTCAGTGGCAACCTCGCCACCCGCTATCAGTTCGACACGAACAAAGCGATGTCCCGCGAAGAGCGCGAGTTCAACGACTCGATCATCCGCGTGGTCGGCCATCCGCCGGCCAACAGCATCCGCCCGGACGGGCTGCGCTGGATTCCGGTCGTGAACGGGCAGTTCAACGTCCCGGTGGTCAGCATCCACACACTCGGCGACCTCTACGTGCCGTTCAAGCACCAGCAGATCTATCGCCGCAACGCCGAAGCCAACGGCAACGGGGACTTGCTGGTGCAGCGTGCCATTCGCGCACCCAGTCACTGTGATTTCACCTATCAGGAACAGGTTGAAGCGATGGCGGCAATGCTCCAGTGGGATCAGCAGGGCATCAAGCCAGCGGGTGACGAGGTCGTCAATCCGCGCGTAGTCGCAAACCCTTCCTACGGCTGCCAATTTACGCGTAATGACGGCACGCAGAATCGGACGTCGTTGCCGGCTTGCCCTGAGAGTTGA
- the putP gene encoding sodium/proline symporter PutP, protein MNVSTPTLITFVIYIAAMILIGFTAYRATKNFDDYILGGRSLGSFVTALSAGASDMSGWLLMGLPGAIFVAGLSESWIAIGLIAGAWLNWIFVAGRLRVHTEHNHNALTLPDYFSHRFEDTSRLLRIFSALVILVFFTIYCASGVVAGARLFESTFGMEYGTALWVGAAATILYVFIGGFLAVSWTDTVQATLMIFALLITPVFVILALGDMGTAMDTIAAQDPSNFDMFKGLSFIAIISLLGWGLGYFGQPHILVRFMAADSVKTIPNARRIGMAWMILTLAGAVTVGFLGIAYFADNPALAGPVTENGERVFMELVKLMFNPWVAGIILSGVLAAVMSTLSAQLLVSSSALTQDFYKAFLRKGASQTELVWVGRGMVLLIALIAIGIASNPDSKVLGLVSYAWAGFGAAFGPVVLISLVWKRMTRNGALAGMLVGAITVVVWKEFIGLGLYEIIPGFILASITIYVVSIMGKEPAASIQQRFEVADAEYHAG, encoded by the coding sequence ATGAATGTGAGTACCCCCACTCTGATCACCTTCGTGATCTACATCGCGGCGATGATTCTTATCGGTTTCACCGCCTACCGCGCCACCAAGAACTTCGACGACTACATCCTCGGCGGCCGCAGCCTCGGCAGTTTCGTCACCGCATTGTCGGCGGGCGCGTCCGACATGAGCGGCTGGTTGCTGATGGGTCTGCCGGGCGCGATCTTCGTTGCGGGTCTGTCCGAAAGCTGGATCGCCATCGGCTTGATTGCTGGCGCCTGGCTCAATTGGATCTTCGTCGCTGGCCGTCTGCGCGTGCACACCGAGCACAATCACAACGCCCTGACCCTGCCGGACTATTTCTCTCATCGCTTCGAGGACACCAGTCGCCTGCTGCGCATCTTTTCGGCGCTGGTGATTCTGGTGTTCTTCACCATTTACTGCGCCTCCGGCGTGGTGGCTGGAGCGCGCCTTTTCGAGTCGACCTTTGGGATGGAATACGGTACGGCACTGTGGGTAGGTGCAGCGGCAACCATTCTTTACGTGTTCATCGGCGGCTTCCTCGCGGTGAGCTGGACCGATACCGTGCAGGCGACGCTGATGATCTTCGCGCTGTTGATCACTCCGGTATTCGTCATCCTCGCGCTGGGCGACATGGGCACCGCCATGGACACGATCGCGGCGCAGGATCCGTCGAATTTCGACATGTTCAAGGGACTGTCCTTCATCGCCATCATCTCGCTGCTCGGCTGGGGCCTTGGCTACTTCGGTCAGCCTCACATCCTGGTGCGCTTCATGGCAGCCGACTCGGTGAAGACCATTCCCAACGCTCGCCGCATCGGTATGGCTTGGATGATCCTGACGCTCGCAGGCGCTGTAACCGTGGGCTTCCTCGGCATCGCTTACTTCGCCGACAACCCCGCGCTGGCCGGTCCGGTTACTGAGAACGGCGAACGTGTGTTCATGGAACTGGTCAAGCTGATGTTCAACCCCTGGGTGGCCGGCATCATCCTCTCCGGCGTACTGGCTGCCGTCATGAGTACCCTCAGTGCGCAGCTGCTGGTGAGCTCCAGCGCACTGACCCAGGACTTCTACAAAGCCTTCCTGCGTAAGGGCGCGTCGCAGACCGAACTGGTCTGGGTCGGTCGCGGCATGGTGCTGCTGATTGCCTTGATCGCCATCGGCATTGCGTCAAACCCGGACAGCAAGGTGCTGGGATTGGTTTCCTACGCCTGGGCCGGCTTCGGCGCTGCATTCGGGCCTGTGGTGTTGATCTCGCTGGTGTGGAAGCGCATGACGCGCAACGGTGCGCTGGCGGGCATGTTGGTCGGCGCTATCACCGTGGTGGTGTGGAAGGAGTTCATCGGCCTCGGACTGTACGAAATCATCCCAGGCTTCATCCTCGCCAGCATCACCATCTATGTGGTGAGCATCATGGGCAAGGAGCCGGCGGCTTCCATTCAGCAGCGCTTCGAAGTGGCTGACGCGGAGTACCACGCGGGCTAA